A section of the Phycodurus eques isolate BA_2022a chromosome 4, UOR_Pequ_1.1, whole genome shotgun sequence genome encodes:
- the LOC133401274 gene encoding ATP-dependent translocase ABCB1-like isoform X4 produces the protein MQTPDMDETDKLRNNLPDHNTNVYLSEYNTSGSTKKKEKERKNVTVGPIELFRFADGLDLLLIFLGTVMSVAHGLVFPLMCVVFGHMADRFIQYSAMSKNNTRHLFFTNSTLQDDMASFSIYFAITGVLVLVAAYMQVAFFTLAAVRQVTRIRKCFFHSIMRQDIGWFDVNDTGTLNTRLVDSDVYKIQEGIGDKMGMLVQSLSTFIASLVVGLSIGWKLALVILAVCPLLGLSAAIFSKVVTSFTAKEQTAYAKAGAVAEEVLSAIRTVFAFSGQQREIQRYHKNLEEAKNMGIKKAISSNTAMGFTFMMIFLSYALAFWYGSTLVRSKEYTTGTVLTVLFALIFGAIALGQTSPNIQSFSSALGAAHQVYRIIDTKPSIDSYSESGFKPDVITGNIELKKIHFKYPSRPEVKVLNNMSLRIKSGQTIALVGSSGCGKSTTIQLLQRFYDPQEGSVSIDDHDIRSLNIGHLRKMIGVVSQEPVLFATTISENIRYGRTDVTQQEIEQAAKEAHAYDFIMNFPEKFETLVGDRGSQMSGGQKQRIAIARALVRNPKILLLDEATSALDAESETFVQAALDEVRLGRTTVIVAHRLSTIRNADIIAGFQNGEVVELGTHSQLIEKQGVYHTLVTMQTFQKAEEQWNSEQNEKSRIAKTFNDSSFRRSKSTKGSFSAHLEGNQKERETLIDAKDKTEEDENVPPVSLLKIMHFNLPEWPYILTGIIFAAINGLLHPLFAVILSKFIAVMAEADEEIIRKETEFLCMMFATIGIVIFFTMFLQGYCFGKSGEILTLKLRLAAFKALMRQDLAWFDDHKNSVGMLTTRLASDAAQVQGWLELWRWNCYLGKLPRTRRSWRRLDRNAQKKAHVQGFAFSFSQAMIYFTYAICFWFGAWLVEQGRMDVEGVFLVVMAILYGSMAVGEANSFTPNYANAKMSAAHIMMLLNAQPAIDNLSHEGQSLDQFDGHVYFEGVEFNYPSCPDVPVLRGLNLKVSKGETLALVGSSGCGKSTTIQLLERFYDTTQGNVMIDSKNVKELNICWLRSQIGIVSQEPVLFDCSLAKNIAYGDNSRTVTIEEIKAAAEAANIHSFIEHLPKKYDTLAGDKGTQLSGGQKQRIAIARAILRNPKLLLLDEATSALDTESEKLVQEALDKARQGRTCIVVAHRLSTIQNADRIAVFQGGVVVEQGTHQQLLAKKGVYHMLVTKQLGCGSE, from the exons ATGCAG ACCCCAGACATGGATGAAACAGACAAGTTGCGAAACAACCTCCCCGACCAcaacacaaatgtttatttaag tgaGTACAATACATCAGGAAGcacaaagaagaaggaaaaagagagaaaaaatgtcACAGTTGGCCCCATTGAACTG TTCAGGTTTGCAGATGGCTTGGACCTTTTACTAATCTTCCTCGGGACAGTGATGTCGGTGGCCCATGGGCTGGTGTTCCCCCTCATGTGTGTTGTCTTTGGTCATATGGCAGACAGATTTATACAGTACTCAGCAATGTCCAAAAACAATACCCGCCACCTTT TTTTCACCAACAGCACCTTACAGGATGACATGGCCAG CTTTTCTATTTACTTCGCCATCACAGGGGTCTTGGTGCTGGTGGCCGCCTACATGCAGGTTGCTTTTTTTACACTCGCTGCTGTACGGCAGGTCACACGCATCCGCAAGTGTTTTTTCCACAGTATCATGCGACAGGACATCGGCTGGTTTGATGTCAATGACACAGGAACACTCAACACTCGCCTTGTTGA CAGTGACGTCTATAAAATACAAGAGGGTATTGGAGACAAAATGGGGATGTTGGTCCAGTCGCTTTCCACCTTCATTGCATCTTTGGTTGTTGGCTTAAGCATAGGATGGAAGCTCGCTCTGGTCATCCTGGCCGTCTGCCCCTTGCTGGGCCTATCAGCTGCCATTTTCAGTAAG GTGGTGACATCATTCACCGCTAAAGAACAGACTGCTTATGCCAAAGCCGGCGCTGTGGCAGAGGAGGTGCTTTCTGCCATCAGGACTGTTTTTGCCTTCAGTGGTCAGCAGAGAGAGATCCAAAG GTATCATAAGAACCTGGAGGAGGCTAAGAACATGGGAATAAAGAAGGCGATAAGTTCGAACACCGCTATGGGTTTCACCTTCATGATGATCTTCTTGTCTTATGCTCTGGCCTTCTGGTATGGGAGTACGCTCGTTCGGAGTAAGGAGTACACTACTGGAACTGTACTCACA GTTTTATTTGCTTtgatttttggagcaattgcaCTTGGCCAGACCTCACCAAACATCCAGTCCTTTTCCAGTGCCCTAGGAGCTGCACACCAAGTGTACCGCATCATTGACACT AAACCCAGTATCGACAGCTACTCAGAGAGCGGCTTCAAGCCTGATGTCATCACAGGAAACATAGAGCTCAAGAAGATCCACTTTAAGTACCCCTCAAGGCCAGAGGTCAAA GTATTAAACAACATGTCCCTAAGGATTAAGAGTGGACAGACCATCGCTTTAGTGGGAAGCAGTGGCTGCGGTAAAAGCACCACCATTCAGCTGTTGCAGAGGTTCTACGATCCTCAGGAGGGATCT GTATCTATTGATGATCATGACATACGTTCGCTCAATATCGGCCACCTGCGAAAGATGATTGGCGTGGTGAGTCAAGAGCCCGTCCTTTTTGCCACCACCATATCTGAGAACATCCGATACGGCCGAACTGACGTGACGCAGCAGGAAATAGAGCAAGCTGCCAAGGAGGCCCATGCTTACGACTTCATCATGAACTTTCCTGAA AAGTTTGAGACGCTGGTCGGTGACCGAGGGTCTCAGATGAGTGGAGGTCAGAAGCAGAGAATTGCAATTGCCCGGGCACTAGTCCGTAACCCCAAAATCCTTCTGCTGGATGAAGCAACATCTGCGCTTGATGCTGAAAGTGAAACTTTTGTGCAGGCTGCACTTGATGAG GTCAGACTGGGTCGTACCACCGTAATTGTGGCCCATCGCCTCTCAACTATCAGAAACGCTGATATCATCGCTGGCTTCCAAAATGGAGAAGTTGTGGAGTTGGGCACTCATAGCCAATTGATAGAAAAACAGGGTGTGTATCATACCCTTGTCACCATGCAG ACCTTCCAGAAAGCCGAGGAGCAGTGGAATAGTGAGCAGAATGAAAAGAGCCGAATAGCCAAAACATTTAATGATTCTTCCTTCAGAAGGAGTAAGTCTACAAAAGGTTCTTTCTCTGCTCATTTGGAGGGAAaccaaaaagagagagaaacattGATTGATGCCAAAGACAAGACGGAGGAG GATGAAAATGTTCCCCCCGTGTCATTACTCAAAATTATGCATTTCAACCTTCCTGAGTGGCCATACATTTTGACGGGGATCATCTTTGCTGCCATCAATGGATTATTACATCCCCTGTTCGCAGTCATCCTCTCAAAGTTCATTGCT GTGATGGCTGAGGCTGATGAAGAGATTATCAGAAAAGAAACAGAATTCCTTTGCATGATGTTTGCAACGATTGGAATTGTAATCTTTTTCACCATGTTTCTCCAG GGTTACTGTTTTGGAAAATCTGGAGAGATCCTGACGTTGAAACTGAGACTGGCAGCTTTCAAGGCTTTGATGCGGCAG GATCTCGCCTGGTTTGATGACCATAAAAACAGCGTAGGAATGCTCACAACAAGGCTGGCTTCAGATGCTGCTCAAGTGCAAGGG TGGCTGGAACTGTGGAGATGGAATTGCTATCTGGGCAAGCTGCCAAGGACAAGAAGGAGTTGGAGAAGGCTGGACAG AAATGCCCAGAAAAAGGCCCATGTGCAGGGTTTTGCCTTCTCTTTCTCCCAAGCCATGATCTACTTTACTTATGCCATATGTTTCTGGTTTGGAGCTTGGCTTGTTGAGCAAGGACGAATGGATGTTGAGGGAGTATTTCT GGTGGTTATGGCAATTCTGTATGGTTCTATGGCTGTTGGAGAAGCCAATTCCTTCACTCCAAACTATGCAAACGCGAAAATGTCAGCTGCTCACATCATGATGCTTCTGAACGCACAGCCTGCTATTGACAATCTCTCACATGAAGGCCAGTCATTG GACCAATTTGATGGTCATGTGTACTTTGAGGGAGTTGAGTTTAACTACCCCTCATGCCCTGATGTACCCGTTCTACGAGGGCTGAATCTGAAGGTGAGCAAAGGAGAGACACTGGCCCTAGTAGGAAGCAGCGGCTGTGGAAAAAGCACCACCATCCAGCTTCTGGAGAGGTTCTATGACACCACACAAGGGAACGTG ATGATTGATTCCAAGAATGTGAAAGAGCTGAACATCTGCTGGCTGAGGTCTCAGATTGGTATTGTGTCCCAGGAGCCTGTGCTCTTTGACTGCAGCTTGGCCAAAAACATCGCCTATGGAGACAACAGTCGTACTGTAACTATAGAGGAGATTAAGGCAGCTGCTGAAGCGGCCAACATTCACAGCTTTATAGAACATTTGCCAAag AAGTACGACACTCTGGCAGGCGATAAGGGGACCCAGCTGTCTGGTGGTCAGAAACAACGAATAGCCATAGCCCGAGCCATCCTTCGTAACCCCAAACTGTTGCTTCTGGATGAGGCCACGTCTGCACTCGACACTGAGAGTGAGaag TTGGTGCAGGAGGCGTTGGACAAAGCTAGGCAGGGCAGGACGTGTATCGTTGTAGCGCACCGTCTGTCCACCATCCAAAACGCAGACCGCATCGCTGTGTTTCAGGGAGGGGTGGTGGTTGAACAAGGGACGCACCAGCAGCTGCTAGCCAAAAAGGGAGTCTATCACATGCTGGTCACTAAACAGTTGGGCTGTGGTAGTGAATGA
- the LOC133401274 gene encoding ATP-dependent translocase ABCB1-like isoform X7 produces MQTPDMDETDKLRNNLPDHNTNVYLSEYNTSGSTKKKEKERKNVTVGPIELFRFADGLDLLLIFLGTVMSVAHGLVFPLMCVVFGHMADRFIQYSAMSKNNTRHLFFTNSTLQDDMASFSIYFAITGVLVLVAAYMQVAFFTLAAVRQVTRIRKCFFHSIMRQDIGWFDVNDTGTLNTRLVDSDVYKIQEGIGDKMGMLVQSLSTFIASLVVGLSIGWKLALVILAVCPLLGLSAAIFSKVVTSFTAKEQTAYAKAGAVAEEVLSAIRTVFAFSGQQREIQRYHKNLEEAKNMGIKKAISSNTAMGFTFMMIFLSYALAFWYGSTLVRSKEYTTGTVLTVLFALIFGAIALGQTSPNIQSFSSALGAAHQVYRIIDTKPSIDSYSESGFKPDVITGNIELKKIHFKYPSRPEVKVLNNMSLRIKSGQTIALVGSSGCGKSTTIQLLQRFYDPQEGSVSIDDHDIRSLNIGHLRKMIGVVSQEPVLFATTISENIRYGRTDVTQQEIEQAAKEAHAYDFIMNFPEKFETLVGDRGSQMSGGQKQRIAIARALVRNPKILLLDEATSALDAESETFVQAALDEVRLGRTTVIVAHRLSTIRNADIIAGFQNGEVVELGTHSQLIEKQGVYHTLVTMQTFQKAEEQWNSEQNEKSRIAKTFNDSSFRRSKSTKGSFSAHLEGNQKERETLIDAKDKTEEDENVPPVSLLKIMHFNLPEWPYILTGIIFAAINGLLHPLFAVILSKFIAVMAEADEEIIRKETEFLCMMFATIGIVIFFTMFLQGYCFGKSGEILTLKLRLAAFKALMRQDLAWFDDHKNSVGMLTTRLASDAAQVQGVTGLRLATLVQNITNLGTGVILAFVNGWELTLLVLVLVPILAVAGTVEMELLSGQAAKDKKELEKAGQKCPEKGPCAGFCLLFLPSHDLLYLCHMFLVWSLAC; encoded by the exons ATGCAG ACCCCAGACATGGATGAAACAGACAAGTTGCGAAACAACCTCCCCGACCAcaacacaaatgtttatttaag tgaGTACAATACATCAGGAAGcacaaagaagaaggaaaaagagagaaaaaatgtcACAGTTGGCCCCATTGAACTG TTCAGGTTTGCAGATGGCTTGGACCTTTTACTAATCTTCCTCGGGACAGTGATGTCGGTGGCCCATGGGCTGGTGTTCCCCCTCATGTGTGTTGTCTTTGGTCATATGGCAGACAGATTTATACAGTACTCAGCAATGTCCAAAAACAATACCCGCCACCTTT TTTTCACCAACAGCACCTTACAGGATGACATGGCCAG CTTTTCTATTTACTTCGCCATCACAGGGGTCTTGGTGCTGGTGGCCGCCTACATGCAGGTTGCTTTTTTTACACTCGCTGCTGTACGGCAGGTCACACGCATCCGCAAGTGTTTTTTCCACAGTATCATGCGACAGGACATCGGCTGGTTTGATGTCAATGACACAGGAACACTCAACACTCGCCTTGTTGA CAGTGACGTCTATAAAATACAAGAGGGTATTGGAGACAAAATGGGGATGTTGGTCCAGTCGCTTTCCACCTTCATTGCATCTTTGGTTGTTGGCTTAAGCATAGGATGGAAGCTCGCTCTGGTCATCCTGGCCGTCTGCCCCTTGCTGGGCCTATCAGCTGCCATTTTCAGTAAG GTGGTGACATCATTCACCGCTAAAGAACAGACTGCTTATGCCAAAGCCGGCGCTGTGGCAGAGGAGGTGCTTTCTGCCATCAGGACTGTTTTTGCCTTCAGTGGTCAGCAGAGAGAGATCCAAAG GTATCATAAGAACCTGGAGGAGGCTAAGAACATGGGAATAAAGAAGGCGATAAGTTCGAACACCGCTATGGGTTTCACCTTCATGATGATCTTCTTGTCTTATGCTCTGGCCTTCTGGTATGGGAGTACGCTCGTTCGGAGTAAGGAGTACACTACTGGAACTGTACTCACA GTTTTATTTGCTTtgatttttggagcaattgcaCTTGGCCAGACCTCACCAAACATCCAGTCCTTTTCCAGTGCCCTAGGAGCTGCACACCAAGTGTACCGCATCATTGACACT AAACCCAGTATCGACAGCTACTCAGAGAGCGGCTTCAAGCCTGATGTCATCACAGGAAACATAGAGCTCAAGAAGATCCACTTTAAGTACCCCTCAAGGCCAGAGGTCAAA GTATTAAACAACATGTCCCTAAGGATTAAGAGTGGACAGACCATCGCTTTAGTGGGAAGCAGTGGCTGCGGTAAAAGCACCACCATTCAGCTGTTGCAGAGGTTCTACGATCCTCAGGAGGGATCT GTATCTATTGATGATCATGACATACGTTCGCTCAATATCGGCCACCTGCGAAAGATGATTGGCGTGGTGAGTCAAGAGCCCGTCCTTTTTGCCACCACCATATCTGAGAACATCCGATACGGCCGAACTGACGTGACGCAGCAGGAAATAGAGCAAGCTGCCAAGGAGGCCCATGCTTACGACTTCATCATGAACTTTCCTGAA AAGTTTGAGACGCTGGTCGGTGACCGAGGGTCTCAGATGAGTGGAGGTCAGAAGCAGAGAATTGCAATTGCCCGGGCACTAGTCCGTAACCCCAAAATCCTTCTGCTGGATGAAGCAACATCTGCGCTTGATGCTGAAAGTGAAACTTTTGTGCAGGCTGCACTTGATGAG GTCAGACTGGGTCGTACCACCGTAATTGTGGCCCATCGCCTCTCAACTATCAGAAACGCTGATATCATCGCTGGCTTCCAAAATGGAGAAGTTGTGGAGTTGGGCACTCATAGCCAATTGATAGAAAAACAGGGTGTGTATCATACCCTTGTCACCATGCAG ACCTTCCAGAAAGCCGAGGAGCAGTGGAATAGTGAGCAGAATGAAAAGAGCCGAATAGCCAAAACATTTAATGATTCTTCCTTCAGAAGGAGTAAGTCTACAAAAGGTTCTTTCTCTGCTCATTTGGAGGGAAaccaaaaagagagagaaacattGATTGATGCCAAAGACAAGACGGAGGAG GATGAAAATGTTCCCCCCGTGTCATTACTCAAAATTATGCATTTCAACCTTCCTGAGTGGCCATACATTTTGACGGGGATCATCTTTGCTGCCATCAATGGATTATTACATCCCCTGTTCGCAGTCATCCTCTCAAAGTTCATTGCT GTGATGGCTGAGGCTGATGAAGAGATTATCAGAAAAGAAACAGAATTCCTTTGCATGATGTTTGCAACGATTGGAATTGTAATCTTTTTCACCATGTTTCTCCAG GGTTACTGTTTTGGAAAATCTGGAGAGATCCTGACGTTGAAACTGAGACTGGCAGCTTTCAAGGCTTTGATGCGGCAG GATCTCGCCTGGTTTGATGACCATAAAAACAGCGTAGGAATGCTCACAACAAGGCTGGCTTCAGATGCTGCTCAAGTGCAAGGG GTAACGGGACTACGCCTGGCTACCCTGGTGCAGAATATTACCAATTTAGGCACTGGTGTGATTCTTGCCTTTGTGAATGGCTGGGAGCTGACCCTGCTCGTACTGGTCTTGGTACCAATCCTTGCAGTGGCTGGAACTGTGGAGATGGAATTGCTATCTGGGCAAGCTGCCAAGGACAAGAAGGAGTTGGAGAAGGCTGGACAG AAATGCCCAGAAAAAGGCCCATGTGCAGGGTTTTGCCTTCTCTTTCTCCCAAGCCATGATCTACTTTACTTATGCCATATGTTTCTGGTTTGGAGCTTGGCTTGTTGA
- the LOC133401274 gene encoding ATP-dependent translocase ABCB1-like isoform X6, with the protein MQTPDMDETDKLRNNLPDHNTNVYLSEYNTSGSTKKKEKERKNVTVGPIELFRFADGLDLLLIFLGTVMSVAHGLVFPLMCVVFGHMADRFIQYSAMSKNNTRHLFFTNSTLQDDMASFSIYFAITGVLVLVAAYMQVAFFTLAAVRQVTRIRKCFFHSIMRQDIGWFDVNDTGTLNTRLVDSDVYKIQEGIGDKMGMLVQSLSTFIASLVVGLSIGWKLALVILAVCPLLGLSAAIFSKVVTSFTAKEQTAYAKAGAVAEEVLSAIRTVFAFSGQQREIQRYHKNLEEAKNMGIKKAISSNTAMGFTFMMIFLSYALAFWYGSTLVRSKEYTTGTVLTVLFALIFGAIALGQTSPNIQSFSSALGAAHQVYRIIDTKPSIDSYSESGFKPDVITGNIELKKIHFKYPSRPEVKVLNNMSLRIKSGQTIALVGSSGCGKSTTIQLLQRFYDPQEGSVSIDDHDIRSLNIGHLRKMIGVVSQEPVLFATTISENIRYGRTDVTQQEIEQAAKEAHAYDFIMNFPEKFETLVGDRGSQMSGGQKQRIAIARALVRNPKILLLDEATSALDAESETFVQAALDEVRLGRTTVIVAHRLSTIRNADIIAGFQNGEVVELGTHSQLIEKQGVYHTLVTMQTFQKAEEQWNSEQNEKSRIAKTFNDSSFRRSKSTKGSFSAHLEGNQKERETLIDAKDKTEEDENVPPVSLLKIMHFNLPEWPYILTGIIFAAINGLLHPLFAVILSKFIAVMAEADEEIIRKETEFLCMMFATIGIVIFFTMFLQGYCFGKSGEILTLKLRLAAFKALMRQDLAWFDDHKNSVGMLTTRLASDAAQVQGVTGLRLATLVQNITNLGTGVILAFVNGWELTLLVLVLVPILAVAGTVEMELLSGQAAKDKKELEKAGQIVTEAIENIRTVASLTRELKFESLYHNNLEVPYRNAQKKAHVQGFAFSFSQAMIYFTYAICFWFGAWLVEQGRMDVEGVFL; encoded by the exons ATGCAG ACCCCAGACATGGATGAAACAGACAAGTTGCGAAACAACCTCCCCGACCAcaacacaaatgtttatttaag tgaGTACAATACATCAGGAAGcacaaagaagaaggaaaaagagagaaaaaatgtcACAGTTGGCCCCATTGAACTG TTCAGGTTTGCAGATGGCTTGGACCTTTTACTAATCTTCCTCGGGACAGTGATGTCGGTGGCCCATGGGCTGGTGTTCCCCCTCATGTGTGTTGTCTTTGGTCATATGGCAGACAGATTTATACAGTACTCAGCAATGTCCAAAAACAATACCCGCCACCTTT TTTTCACCAACAGCACCTTACAGGATGACATGGCCAG CTTTTCTATTTACTTCGCCATCACAGGGGTCTTGGTGCTGGTGGCCGCCTACATGCAGGTTGCTTTTTTTACACTCGCTGCTGTACGGCAGGTCACACGCATCCGCAAGTGTTTTTTCCACAGTATCATGCGACAGGACATCGGCTGGTTTGATGTCAATGACACAGGAACACTCAACACTCGCCTTGTTGA CAGTGACGTCTATAAAATACAAGAGGGTATTGGAGACAAAATGGGGATGTTGGTCCAGTCGCTTTCCACCTTCATTGCATCTTTGGTTGTTGGCTTAAGCATAGGATGGAAGCTCGCTCTGGTCATCCTGGCCGTCTGCCCCTTGCTGGGCCTATCAGCTGCCATTTTCAGTAAG GTGGTGACATCATTCACCGCTAAAGAACAGACTGCTTATGCCAAAGCCGGCGCTGTGGCAGAGGAGGTGCTTTCTGCCATCAGGACTGTTTTTGCCTTCAGTGGTCAGCAGAGAGAGATCCAAAG GTATCATAAGAACCTGGAGGAGGCTAAGAACATGGGAATAAAGAAGGCGATAAGTTCGAACACCGCTATGGGTTTCACCTTCATGATGATCTTCTTGTCTTATGCTCTGGCCTTCTGGTATGGGAGTACGCTCGTTCGGAGTAAGGAGTACACTACTGGAACTGTACTCACA GTTTTATTTGCTTtgatttttggagcaattgcaCTTGGCCAGACCTCACCAAACATCCAGTCCTTTTCCAGTGCCCTAGGAGCTGCACACCAAGTGTACCGCATCATTGACACT AAACCCAGTATCGACAGCTACTCAGAGAGCGGCTTCAAGCCTGATGTCATCACAGGAAACATAGAGCTCAAGAAGATCCACTTTAAGTACCCCTCAAGGCCAGAGGTCAAA GTATTAAACAACATGTCCCTAAGGATTAAGAGTGGACAGACCATCGCTTTAGTGGGAAGCAGTGGCTGCGGTAAAAGCACCACCATTCAGCTGTTGCAGAGGTTCTACGATCCTCAGGAGGGATCT GTATCTATTGATGATCATGACATACGTTCGCTCAATATCGGCCACCTGCGAAAGATGATTGGCGTGGTGAGTCAAGAGCCCGTCCTTTTTGCCACCACCATATCTGAGAACATCCGATACGGCCGAACTGACGTGACGCAGCAGGAAATAGAGCAAGCTGCCAAGGAGGCCCATGCTTACGACTTCATCATGAACTTTCCTGAA AAGTTTGAGACGCTGGTCGGTGACCGAGGGTCTCAGATGAGTGGAGGTCAGAAGCAGAGAATTGCAATTGCCCGGGCACTAGTCCGTAACCCCAAAATCCTTCTGCTGGATGAAGCAACATCTGCGCTTGATGCTGAAAGTGAAACTTTTGTGCAGGCTGCACTTGATGAG GTCAGACTGGGTCGTACCACCGTAATTGTGGCCCATCGCCTCTCAACTATCAGAAACGCTGATATCATCGCTGGCTTCCAAAATGGAGAAGTTGTGGAGTTGGGCACTCATAGCCAATTGATAGAAAAACAGGGTGTGTATCATACCCTTGTCACCATGCAG ACCTTCCAGAAAGCCGAGGAGCAGTGGAATAGTGAGCAGAATGAAAAGAGCCGAATAGCCAAAACATTTAATGATTCTTCCTTCAGAAGGAGTAAGTCTACAAAAGGTTCTTTCTCTGCTCATTTGGAGGGAAaccaaaaagagagagaaacattGATTGATGCCAAAGACAAGACGGAGGAG GATGAAAATGTTCCCCCCGTGTCATTACTCAAAATTATGCATTTCAACCTTCCTGAGTGGCCATACATTTTGACGGGGATCATCTTTGCTGCCATCAATGGATTATTACATCCCCTGTTCGCAGTCATCCTCTCAAAGTTCATTGCT GTGATGGCTGAGGCTGATGAAGAGATTATCAGAAAAGAAACAGAATTCCTTTGCATGATGTTTGCAACGATTGGAATTGTAATCTTTTTCACCATGTTTCTCCAG GGTTACTGTTTTGGAAAATCTGGAGAGATCCTGACGTTGAAACTGAGACTGGCAGCTTTCAAGGCTTTGATGCGGCAG GATCTCGCCTGGTTTGATGACCATAAAAACAGCGTAGGAATGCTCACAACAAGGCTGGCTTCAGATGCTGCTCAAGTGCAAGGG GTAACGGGACTACGCCTGGCTACCCTGGTGCAGAATATTACCAATTTAGGCACTGGTGTGATTCTTGCCTTTGTGAATGGCTGGGAGCTGACCCTGCTCGTACTGGTCTTGGTACCAATCCTTGCAGTGGCTGGAACTGTGGAGATGGAATTGCTATCTGGGCAAGCTGCCAAGGACAAGAAGGAGTTGGAGAAGGCTGGACAG ATTGTTACAGAAGCCATCGAAAATATCCGTACAGTTGCATCTCTGACCAGGGAACTCAAGTTTGAGTCTTTGTATCACAATAACCTGGAAGTTCCCTACAG AAATGCCCAGAAAAAGGCCCATGTGCAGGGTTTTGCCTTCTCTTTCTCCCAAGCCATGATCTACTTTACTTATGCCATATGTTTCTGGTTTGGAGCTTGGCTTGTTGAGCAAGGACGAATGGATGTTGAGGGAGTATTTCT ATGA